From a region of the uncultured Desulfatiglans sp. genome:
- a CDS encoding putative transport protein AHA_2450 (Evidence 3 : Putative function from multiple computational evidences), which yields MEIDFYSLLSGFEELLFFVVLGLGYLAGKARIGSYQLGSPAGVLLAGLFFGALGLPAPSPVIQNIGFILFIYSVGVEAGPHFFGVFFEDGYRYLSLAIVIATTALGLTGVLSWALDLDSPMAAGLMAGALTSTPTLAAAQDAVLSGMTQIPPEAAEQAVRDIGVAYAITYIFGLIGLIIFIRLIPSIARVDLKAESRNLASERGIKDVESEDEDFDENFPLIRAYEIQNEEFIGRSLEEVAFRPKTGCMIQKIKRGDTLIEPGKDTVLQKGDQVALLGLLQHHKGLREKLGHEVIDADILSIPLNSMKIVVNNRSIVGRKLKDLHLMDYYGCFLNEWVRSNVELPRNFDLTLAKGDVLTLTGTRERLRKLAEDLGSRERDVNQTDFLTLCFGIAAGLFLSTFTVKVSALSIGLGTAGGLLLSGILVGSYGAKAHGFGRIPPAASLLLKELGLLFFMAAVGLKAGSGIIEAVLTVGPVIFLCGVAVTTIPVIVGFLFGRFVLRLNPAILVGALTGSMTSTPALKIVSDAAGSNIPALGYAGTYTFANVFLAAAGAIVMVIF from the coding sequence ATGGAGATAGATTTCTACAGCCTCCTCAGCGGTTTTGAAGAGCTTCTTTTCTTCGTTGTGCTCGGCTTGGGCTATTTGGCGGGAAAAGCGCGGATAGGCAGCTACCAGCTCGGTTCGCCCGCGGGGGTTCTCCTGGCAGGGCTCTTCTTCGGAGCATTGGGCCTGCCGGCACCCTCCCCGGTGATCCAGAACATCGGCTTCATCCTTTTCATCTATTCGGTGGGCGTGGAGGCCGGGCCGCATTTTTTCGGCGTCTTCTTTGAGGACGGCTATCGCTATCTCAGCCTGGCGATCGTTATCGCCACCACCGCTCTCGGGTTGACGGGCGTGCTGTCCTGGGCCCTGGATTTGGATTCGCCGATGGCGGCAGGTCTCATGGCCGGCGCTCTCACCAGCACGCCGACTCTGGCCGCCGCGCAGGACGCCGTCTTGAGCGGGATGACGCAGATCCCGCCGGAAGCGGCCGAACAGGCTGTCCGGGACATTGGCGTCGCCTATGCCATCACATATATCTTCGGCCTGATAGGTCTGATCATCTTCATCCGCCTGATCCCTTCCATCGCCCGGGTCGATCTCAAGGCCGAGTCACGCAACCTTGCATCTGAGCGCGGAATCAAAGACGTCGAGTCTGAGGATGAGGATTTCGACGAGAATTTTCCCTTGATCCGTGCTTACGAGATCCAGAACGAGGAGTTCATCGGGCGGAGCCTGGAAGAGGTGGCCTTCCGCCCCAAGACGGGCTGCATGATCCAGAAGATCAAGCGGGGTGATACGCTGATCGAACCCGGCAAAGACACGGTCCTTCAGAAAGGCGATCAGGTCGCCCTTCTCGGTTTGCTGCAGCATCACAAAGGGCTCAGGGAGAAGCTTGGGCACGAGGTGATCGATGCGGATATTCTCAGTATCCCGCTCAACAGCATGAAAATCGTTGTAAACAATCGCAGCATCGTCGGGCGGAAGCTGAAAGATCTGCACCTGATGGATTATTACGGGTGCTTTCTGAATGAATGGGTCCGCTCCAATGTGGAATTGCCGCGCAACTTCGATCTGACCCTCGCCAAGGGAGACGTTCTGACGTTGACCGGAACCCGTGAGCGTCTGCGCAAGCTGGCCGAGGATCTGGGCAGCCGCGAGCGCGACGTCAACCAGACGGATTTTCTGACCCTGTGCTTCGGCATTGCGGCCGGGCTTTTCCTGAGTACATTTACGGTCAAGGTGAGCGCCTTGTCCATAGGACTGGGAACAGCCGGAGGGCTTCTGCTGAGCGGCATCCTGGTGGGGTCTTACGGGGCCAAGGCCCACGGTTTCGGGCGTATTCCGCCAGCGGCCAGCCTGCTCCTGAAGGAATTGGGGCTCCTGTTTTTCATGGCTGCGGTCGGACTCAAGGCGGGCAGCGGCATCATCGAGGCCGTGTTGACGGTCGGTCCCGTCATCTTCCTCTGCGGCGTGGCGGTAACAACCATCCCCGTCATTGTCGGATTCCTGTTCGGCCGGTTTGTGCTACGTCTGAACCCAGCCATTCTGGTCGGCGCACTGACCGGCTCCATGACCAGCACACCGGCCCTGAAAATCGTCAGTGACGCCGCCGGCAGCAATATCCCTGCCCTGGGGTATGCCGGCACCTACACTTTCGCCAATGTCTTCCTGGCCGCGGCAGGCGCCATCGTCATGGTGATCTTCTAG
- a CDS encoding conserved hypothetical protein (Evidence 4 : Unknown function but conserved in other organisms) produces MYRKIFLFFVFWPAYLLPGGFEPMAWVLPEPVQRECYDLEGKRLPCPNLGDLLSNKDELRQKVDPAFRDNGDGTVLDFKTGFVWQKSDDGLMRAWDAAVSYCDKLELGGYTDWRLPGRYDLVSIADSGRFSPSIHPVFDCHPDNYWSNTIYPYYPGSAWYVNFKYGYAGWNYKSYGGYVRCVREDR; encoded by the coding sequence ATGTACAGGAAGATATTCCTTTTTTTCGTTTTCTGGCCTGCGTATCTCCTGCCGGGTGGATTTGAACCTATGGCCTGGGTCTTGCCCGAACCCGTGCAGCGCGAGTGTTACGACCTCGAGGGGAAGCGCCTCCCCTGCCCCAACCTTGGAGACCTCCTCTCGAATAAGGACGAACTCCGGCAGAAGGTGGATCCAGCCTTCAGGGACAACGGCGACGGCACTGTCCTCGATTTCAAGACCGGATTCGTGTGGCAGAAGAGTGACGACGGCCTGATGCGGGCGTGGGATGCCGCCGTCTCTTACTGCGACAAACTCGAACTGGGCGGCTACACCGACTGGCGGCTCCCCGGGCGTTACGATCTGGTTTCAATCGCGGACAGCGGCCGGTTCTCACCGTCCATCCACCCGGTTTTCGACTGCCACCCCGACAATTACTGGTCGAACACGATCTACCCCTACTACCCCGGCTCGGCGTGGTATGTGAATTTCAAATACGGGTATGCCGGATGGAACTACAAGAGCTATGGCGGGTACGTCCGCTGCGTGCGGGAAGACCGCTGA
- a CDS encoding NAD(P)H dehydrogenase (quinone) has translation MKILVVYYSLYGHVLQLARAVEKGAAGVAGVAAVVRRVPEFPDVREEIQKSEHARAVWEQHKDIPECTLEDLAEAEGILFGTPTRYGNMVAQMKRLIDRTPGLWMQGAFEGKPAGIFTSTASTHGGQETTPFTMMAPLLHLGMLIVGVPYSTPGMLHNEARGGSPYGPSTIAGQKNELKPAPEDLQIAEVLGRRVAEIALKLRG, from the coding sequence ATGAAGATTCTGGTCGTGTATTATTCATTGTATGGTCACGTGCTCCAATTGGCGCGCGCGGTGGAAAAGGGCGCGGCCGGGGTGGCCGGCGTCGCAGCGGTCGTGCGCCGCGTCCCCGAATTCCCGGATGTCAGGGAAGAGATCCAGAAGTCGGAGCATGCGAGGGCCGTCTGGGAGCAGCACAAGGACATCCCCGAATGCACCCTTGAAGATCTCGCCGAAGCGGAAGGCATCCTCTTCGGCACTCCGACGCGGTACGGCAACATGGTGGCCCAGATGAAGCGTCTCATCGACCGGACGCCGGGACTCTGGATGCAAGGAGCCTTCGAAGGCAAGCCCGCCGGGATCTTCACCTCGACCGCCTCGACCCACGGTGGGCAGGAAACGACGCCCTTTACGATGATGGCGCCGCTGCTGCATCTCGGGATGCTGATCGTGGGCGTACCGTACTCCACCCCCGGAATGCTCCACAATGAGGCCCGCGGGGGGTCGCCTTACGGGCCGTCGACCATCGCCGGCCAGAAAAATGAACTCAAACCGGCACCCGAAGACCTCCAGATCGCGGAGGTCCTCGGGCGCCGTGTCGCAGAAATCGCCTTGAAGCTCAGAGGGTAG